In Leptospira harrisiae, a genomic segment contains:
- the nusB gene encoding transcription antitermination factor NusB, which produces MSSRHRGRSLALMCLYQIDLVGTDPDRAMKFDWYDKKITREEKDYAVFLVKGVVENRKAIDTLIKKYSENWELSRISVVNRCILRLSILSLQKEPFLAAPVVINEAVELTKEFETDESAQFINGLLDAFYKKEIVANKPQ; this is translated from the coding sequence ATGAGTTCTAGACACCGCGGGCGAAGTCTCGCCTTAATGTGCCTCTACCAAATTGACTTAGTGGGAACCGATCCGGATCGGGCCATGAAATTCGATTGGTATGACAAAAAAATCACTCGTGAAGAAAAGGATTATGCTGTCTTTCTTGTGAAAGGAGTGGTCGAAAATCGAAAAGCGATCGATACTCTAATCAAGAAGTATTCGGAGAATTGGGAACTTTCGCGTATTTCCGTGGTCAACCGTTGTATTTTACGTCTATCGATTCTTAGTTTGCAAAAGGAACCTTTCCTTGCGGCCCCCGTTGTCATCAATGAAGCGGTCGAACTCACTAAAGAATTTGAAACAGACGAATCGGCACAGTTTATCAACGGATTACTTGATGCCTTCTATAAGAAGGAGATCGTAGCGAACAAACCCCAGTAA
- a CDS encoding tetratricopeptide repeat protein, protein MDPIQKNRFRIEEQSSQPSYYQEDPYLRNLGREKETTYESETTARRPVLSFLFWSFLVALVLGFLTAGYWWYLQKKQNPEEIAKALKNLPTDKKALNLLVDKPYLPDDSVNPKLAACLNAYHNRYMNRVGNVCEEFLNSPGSDEDKSIALTVLGVMYDEAGRYINAIERLEKAIQYDSKNYFAFYNLSLAFKHAGKFEEARRAAERAKEIAPNDYRVALLQGNLFQEIGDPASAIEAYKEGQSLAPTDVTLTYNLAISYLKQGNMAEAISEFQKVIQTAPNSQTAVLSYGHLGTIFYQREDYDRAEFYFREVIRLKTNDAKSYYNLGLVYLKKKVPEEAAKYFQKALDSNANEPEVYRYIADAFLSMGQTNMAITALKKALLLKPSDVDSLFALSELYYKKGELVEAESLFRRIIRLTPGDSYSETAYVNLGIILDEMERYSESITAFEGALSLNPKNQSAYYNLGLTYLHAGKPTMAIESLRKSQALDPNHTQSRLAIADYYLENRFYSEAIAEYEEAIAWKPELYEARLKLADVYIQTKNYPAAEKMLVYVLENSKDPKEIKLAHRKLALSYANSGNSGLSKKAKEEAFRATHIDPEDMESKLVLSKILIDSGSLVDREKAIEELTVITRSDVTPTISSKAHNYLGVCYFKNGEFKRALSSFQTAIDLNPSLTEAYENKRAARAQYEKSLESKKRTYF, encoded by the coding sequence ATGGATCCCATCCAAAAAAACCGGTTTCGTATTGAGGAACAATCCTCACAGCCAAGTTATTACCAGGAAGATCCATACTTACGGAACCTGGGTCGTGAAAAAGAAACCACTTACGAATCGGAAACTACTGCCCGTCGTCCCGTTTTATCTTTTCTATTTTGGTCCTTTCTTGTCGCCCTTGTTCTTGGATTTTTAACCGCTGGTTACTGGTGGTATCTACAAAAAAAACAAAACCCCGAAGAGATCGCAAAAGCCTTAAAAAATCTCCCCACAGATAAAAAGGCACTGAACCTTCTTGTGGATAAACCTTACCTTCCTGATGATTCCGTAAATCCGAAACTGGCGGCCTGTCTCAATGCCTATCACAACCGTTATATGAACCGTGTGGGAAATGTTTGTGAGGAGTTTTTAAATTCACCAGGCAGTGACGAAGACAAATCCATTGCCCTCACCGTCCTTGGGGTGATGTATGATGAAGCAGGTCGTTATATCAATGCCATTGAACGATTGGAAAAAGCCATCCAATATGATTCCAAAAACTATTTTGCATTTTATAATTTATCCCTCGCATTCAAACATGCGGGAAAATTTGAAGAAGCAAGACGGGCCGCAGAAAGAGCCAAAGAAATTGCGCCGAATGATTACCGTGTGGCACTCCTCCAAGGCAATTTATTCCAAGAGATTGGAGATCCGGCTAGTGCCATCGAAGCTTACAAAGAAGGGCAGTCTTTGGCACCAACTGATGTCACCCTCACTTACAACTTAGCCATTAGTTATTTGAAACAAGGAAATATGGCAGAGGCCATTTCCGAATTCCAAAAAGTAATACAAACAGCACCCAATTCCCAAACAGCAGTTCTCTCTTACGGTCATCTTGGAACTATCTTTTACCAAAGAGAGGATTATGACAGGGCAGAGTTTTATTTTCGAGAAGTGATTCGTTTGAAAACAAACGATGCCAAATCCTACTATAACTTAGGTTTGGTGTATTTAAAAAAGAAAGTCCCTGAAGAAGCAGCTAAATACTTTCAAAAAGCCCTTGATTCCAATGCCAATGAACCAGAAGTGTATCGTTATATTGCAGATGCCTTTCTATCTATGGGACAAACCAATATGGCCATCACTGCCTTAAAAAAAGCTTTGTTACTCAAACCAAGTGACGTGGATTCTCTTTTTGCTTTGTCAGAACTCTATTATAAAAAAGGGGAACTGGTAGAAGCCGAAAGTTTGTTTCGCCGGATCATTCGCCTCACTCCGGGAGATAGCTATTCGGAAACTGCTTATGTAAATCTCGGTATCATTTTGGACGAGATGGAAAGGTATTCGGAAAGTATTACTGCTTTCGAAGGGGCTCTGTCCCTAAATCCGAAAAACCAATCAGCCTATTACAATTTGGGTCTAACTTATTTGCATGCGGGAAAACCTACGATGGCCATTGAGTCCCTTCGTAAATCGCAAGCCCTTGATCCGAACCATACACAGTCACGACTTGCAATCGCTGATTATTATTTAGAAAACCGTTTTTATTCAGAAGCCATTGCCGAATACGAAGAAGCCATTGCTTGGAAACCGGAACTTTATGAAGCAAGATTGAAACTGGCAGATGTTTACATCCAAACCAAAAACTATCCAGCCGCAGAAAAGATGCTCGTTTATGTTTTGGAAAATTCTAAAGATCCAAAAGAAATCAAACTTGCCCATAGAAAACTGGCTTTAAGTTATGCAAATAGCGGAAACTCTGGGTTATCAAAAAAAGCCAAAGAGGAAGCATTTCGTGCGACTCATATTGATCCCGAAGATATGGAATCAAAACTTGTCCTTTCCAAAATTCTCATTGATTCGGGTTCACTCGTGGACAGGGAAAAAGCAATTGAGGAACTAACAGTCATCACTCGTTCGGATGTCACTCCTACCATTTCCTCTAAGGCTCACAATTATTTGGGAGTATGTTATTTTAAAAATGGGGAATTTAAACGGGCACTTTCTAGTTTCCAAACAGCCATTGATCTCAACCCAAGCCTTACCGAAGCCTATGAAAACAAAAGGGCGGCAAGGGCTCAGTATGAAAAATCTCTCGAATCAAAAAAGAGAACGTATTTTTGA
- a CDS encoding DEAD/DEAH box helicase: protein MKFNELPFHESLVKALDKIGYTELTPIQAKSIPFAMEGNDLTGLAQTGTGKTMAFLLPTLHRLLSAEEEEALPYALVLAPTRELTIQIAEEAKKLLEFTDFGVATIIGGTDYKSQEQALGNKACIIVATPGRLIDFVKNHGLSLENIKVVILDEADRMFDMGFVQDLKYIFHKCKNRKQSLLFSATLSYEVVRLASKYLNDPIEVHINPEKVITERIDQNLLHLGREEKLPYLVNSLLHNEIEGLGIIFTNYKMNIPKIVSVLRRFGITATGLSSELDQKKRIRLLRDFKAGKYKYLIATDVASRGIDIENIDVVYNYDLPQDAENYVHRIGRTARAGRKGMSIGFCSETDYTELERIERYLNSKIPIGEIREEYLEFPKGEFTPVFADEAIPGEKKYQDRERGERGGRGGKPRRGGEQRGGEHRSGDRSENRSGDRGRGKGKGEKHHPPAKMSHPHEGEGDHKHPAKMTHHEFKHGGHSKDGKGKGQHKKNQSGNSYKKNDPRRNLFDINEVKKSKKQKQSIWQRILSIFKKD from the coding sequence ATGAAATTTAACGAATTACCCTTTCACGAGTCTCTTGTAAAAGCACTAGATAAAATCGGCTACACAGAACTCACCCCCATCCAAGCCAAGTCCATTCCTTTCGCGATGGAAGGAAATGACCTCACAGGCCTTGCACAAACAGGTACTGGAAAGACTATGGCTTTTTTACTTCCCACTCTCCATAGGCTTTTATCAGCCGAAGAAGAGGAGGCTCTCCCTTACGCCCTTGTCCTTGCACCCACAAGAGAACTCACCATCCAAATTGCAGAAGAAGCTAAAAAACTTTTAGAGTTCACTGACTTTGGAGTGGCTACCATCATCGGTGGGACTGATTATAAATCCCAAGAACAAGCGCTCGGCAACAAAGCATGTATCATTGTCGCAACTCCTGGGCGGCTCATTGACTTTGTTAAAAACCACGGCCTCTCTTTGGAAAACATCAAAGTGGTGATTTTAGATGAAGCGGACAGAATGTTCGATATGGGATTTGTCCAAGATCTCAAATACATCTTTCACAAATGTAAAAACAGAAAACAGTCTCTTCTTTTTAGTGCCACTCTCAGTTACGAAGTGGTTCGTCTTGCGAGTAAATACTTAAACGATCCGATTGAAGTCCATATCAATCCAGAAAAAGTTATCACCGAACGAATTGACCAAAACTTACTCCATTTAGGAAGAGAAGAAAAACTTCCTTACCTTGTGAATTCACTTCTACATAATGAAATCGAAGGCCTGGGAATCATTTTTACTAACTACAAAATGAACATCCCAAAGATAGTTTCAGTTCTTCGAAGGTTTGGAATTACGGCTACGGGACTTTCTTCGGAACTCGATCAAAAAAAACGGATTCGTTTGTTACGCGACTTCAAAGCGGGAAAATACAAATACCTGATTGCCACTGATGTCGCTTCTCGCGGAATCGATATCGAAAATATTGATGTAGTTTATAATTATGACCTTCCCCAAGATGCAGAAAACTATGTGCACCGCATTGGACGTACTGCCCGTGCGGGAAGAAAGGGTATGTCCATTGGGTTTTGTTCTGAAACAGATTATACCGAACTGGAACGAATTGAACGTTACCTAAATTCCAAAATTCCGATCGGGGAAATTCGAGAAGAGTATTTGGAATTTCCGAAGGGAGAGTTCACTCCTGTATTTGCCGATGAAGCCATTCCTGGAGAAAAAAAATACCAAGACCGGGAACGCGGAGAACGTGGCGGCCGTGGTGGGAAACCAAGACGCGGGGGAGAGCAAAGAGGCGGCGAACACAGGTCAGGTGACCGTAGTGAAAATCGTTCGGGAGACCGTGGACGTGGGAAAGGAAAAGGGGAAAAACACCATCCGCCGGCGAAGATGTCACACCCTCATGAGGGAGAAGGCGACCATAAACACCCGGCCAAAATGACTCACCATGAATTCAAACATGGTGGGCATTCCAAAGATGGTAAGGGCAAAGGCCAACATAAGAAAAACCAGTCAGGGAATTCATATAAAAAGAATGACCCAAGACGGAATCTCTTCGATATCAACGAAGTGAAAAAATCTAAAAAACAGAAACAATCGATTTGGCAGCGAATTCTTTCTATTTTCAAAAAAGATTAG
- a CDS encoding SET domain-containing protein produces the protein MKKKKSVKKVKKRKPVVYTEGDFIVKPSSVPNIGMGLFTKQTLYKGDTVGYYMGKIITDEQAESNKYVDSKYLLWICKDWWIYGEGRESNYTRYINHSSKPNAELVTSVRWKTARFKVLKTIPEGSEIFFDYGKDYWDNVDFKPK, from the coding sequence ATGAAGAAAAAGAAATCCGTAAAGAAGGTCAAAAAAAGGAAACCGGTAGTGTATACCGAGGGTGACTTTATTGTAAAACCTTCCTCTGTTCCCAATATTGGAATGGGACTATTCACCAAACAAACATTATACAAGGGAGATACCGTTGGTTATTACATGGGTAAAATCATTACCGATGAACAAGCGGAATCGAACAAATACGTAGACTCAAAATACCTACTTTGGATCTGTAAAGACTGGTGGATTTATGGGGAAGGACGCGAGTCGAATTACACTCGTTACATCAACCACTCTTCAAAACCCAATGCAGAACTTGTCACATCTGTCCGATGGAAAACGGCTAGGTTTAAGGTTTTAAAAACAATCCCAGAAGGATCAGAAATATTTTTTGATTATGGAAAAGACTACTGGGATAATGTGGACTTCAAACCGAAGTAA
- the ribH gene encoding 6,7-dimethyl-8-ribityllumazine synthase gives MTATLEGTRIGNGQKHCVIVSKFNEFITESLLKGAKDAYRQHGISDSDVTVIYVPGAFELPQTVKRVLLSKKYQFSAIVCLGAVIRGATSHYDLVSGEAAKVGSVADGSVPVIFGVITTESIEQAIERAGTKAGNKGYEAATTAIEMANLFKEIG, from the coding sequence ATGACAGCTACACTGGAAGGCACACGCATCGGAAACGGACAAAAACATTGTGTCATCGTTTCTAAGTTCAACGAATTCATCACGGAGTCTCTACTCAAAGGGGCAAAAGATGCTTATAGACAACATGGGATTAGTGATAGTGATGTCACTGTCATCTATGTTCCCGGTGCCTTCGAACTCCCACAAACCGTAAAACGTGTTTTATTATCTAAAAAGTACCAATTCTCAGCCATTGTTTGCCTTGGGGCAGTCATCCGTGGGGCTACTTCTCATTATGATTTGGTTTCCGGGGAAGCCGCTAAGGTTGGTTCAGTGGCGGATGGATCTGTTCCTGTGATTTTTGGGGTCATCACCACAGAATCCATCGAACAAGCCATTGAAAGGGCAGGAACCAAAGCAGGCAACAAAGGATACGAAGCAGCCACCACAGCCATCGAAATGGCAAATCTTTTCAAAGAGATCGGATGA
- a CDS encoding class I SAM-dependent methyltransferase, producing the protein MSLFEFIPHKKFPEYYEECQLTGVLRYLPAKHREYGDSYFMEEYKSQYKKSYYEDEPNLRVMAKRRLHNLESVGANPMGKSLLEIGSAAGFFLDEAKNAGYQTKGLELSPKEVEYSKSTLGLDVGQTSVLSVESLLWKNTFDVIAAFFVIEHIEDIEGIWKRLGDWIRPGGHLYLAVPSSFGPSFQSNPKEWFLTHPSDHFFDYSVHSLKKLLSILGFEVNYVRPMSYHSYRDLGPRGKLPEWLYRLYANQFAYGDTIELIARKLKH; encoded by the coding sequence TTGAGTTTATTCGAATTTATCCCACATAAAAAATTCCCAGAATATTACGAAGAATGCCAGCTTACAGGTGTTCTTCGGTATCTGCCTGCAAAACATAGAGAGTATGGGGATAGTTACTTTATGGAAGAATACAAGTCCCAATACAAAAAATCTTATTATGAAGATGAACCAAACCTTCGGGTGATGGCAAAACGTAGGCTCCACAATTTGGAATCGGTGGGGGCAAATCCAATGGGAAAATCCCTTTTGGAAATTGGATCGGCTGCTGGATTTTTTTTGGATGAAGCCAAAAATGCCGGGTACCAAACCAAAGGCCTTGAACTTTCTCCGAAAGAAGTGGAATATTCTAAATCCACACTCGGACTTGATGTAGGCCAAACTTCTGTTTTGTCAGTGGAAAGTCTTTTATGGAAAAATACTTTTGATGTCATTGCGGCCTTTTTTGTCATTGAGCATATCGAAGACATAGAAGGGATTTGGAAACGGCTAGGGGATTGGATTCGGCCAGGTGGGCATCTCTATCTAGCGGTTCCTTCCAGTTTTGGCCCGAGTTTTCAATCCAATCCCAAGGAATGGTTTTTGACCCATCCTTCTGACCACTTTTTTGACTACTCGGTGCACTCTTTGAAAAAACTCTTGTCAATCCTTGGCTTCGAGGTGAACTATGTTAGACCTATGTCGTATCACTCCTACCGGGATTTAGGGCCTAGAGGCAAACTCCCCGAATGGCTGTATCGCCTCTATGCAAACCAATTTGCCTATGGTGATACCATCGAACTAATCGCCAGAAAATTAAAACACTGA